The genomic segment GGCCCTGAACTACGCGGACCACGCGGAGGAGCTGGGCCTTTCCCGTCCCGAGGAGCCCGCGCTTTTTTGGAAGCCCAACAACAGCCTGCTTCCCCACAAGGGGGTGGTGCGCTACCCCAAGGGGGCGGAGTACCTGCACTACGAGGTGGAGCTTGCCGTGGTGGTGGGCCGGCCCATGCGCCGGGTGAAGGCCAAGGACGCCCTGGACCACGTGCTGGGCTACACCATCGCCAACGACCTGGTGGTGCGGGATTACGTTTCCAATACCTTCCGCCCCCCCATCCGGGCCAAGGGACGGGACACCTTCGGCCCCTTGGGGCCCTTCCTGGTGGTGGAGGAGGTGGAGGACCCCCAGAACCTCGCCTTGAGGGCCTACGTGAACGGGGAGCTGAGGCAGGAGGGGCACACCTCGAGGATGCTCTACTCCGTGGCCGAGCTTTTGGAGTACATCTCCGAGTTCATGACCCTGGAGCCCCACGACGTCCTCCTCACCGGGACGCCCAAGGGCATAAGCCGGGTGCTTCCCGGGGATGTGATGCGGCTGGAGATCGAAGGGCTTGGCGCTTTGGAAAACCCCATCGAGGAGGAGGCATGA from the Thermus thermamylovorans genome contains:
- a CDS encoding fumarylacetoacetate hydrolase family protein, producing MKRCRFLAKGRLHHGVYRDGLLLDEAGEAHDPEAVTWLLPFTPGKVMGVALNYADHAEELGLSRPEEPALFWKPNNSLLPHKGVVRYPKGAEYLHYEVELAVVVGRPMRRVKAKDALDHVLGYTIANDLVVRDYVSNTFRPPIRAKGRDTFGPLGPFLVVEEVEDPQNLALRAYVNGELRQEGHTSRMLYSVAELLEYISEFMTLEPHDVLLTGTPKGISRVLPGDVMRLEIEGLGALENPIEEEA